From a region of the Pleuronectes platessa chromosome 22, fPlePla1.1, whole genome shotgun sequence genome:
- the LOC128428547 gene encoding G-protein coupled receptor 4 — MIESGLKSEVVDWMCEGQAWVNVWYVLDMVILITGVLANAALLWLFLMERKSLSASKVLGLNLVVMDLIFLCTVPVNFINRDLSVIQNRSGYNPHFPDSFSSNQLDKTAGVCSMFNLMGCPLLLTCMCVERYLAVMRPVLYLRVRKWEYRVAISATVWAITLVFVVARICLPDKTIILAAVSIIISCLCILMLLCLGSVIWSLRQQSPALSTHGKQRCTESRLKKQAVRNVLIVVVPAVMSYLPVLMMSPLLLLINYTDYSFDERMCSVFELSFLFPRLGVFIGPLFYFSKAKQMCCLKGARNKCNEPDN, encoded by the exons ATGATCGAGTCGGGGTTAAAATCTGAAGTTGTCGATTGGATGTGTGAAGGGCAGGCGTGGGTTAACGTCTGGTATGTCCTCGATATGGTCATCCTGATCACAGGGGTGTTGGCCAACGCCGCCCTGCTCTGGCTGTTTCTGATGGAGAGGAAATCACTGTCTGCCTCGAAG GTTCTAGGTTTGAATCTGGTTGTGATGGATCTCATCTTCCTGTGTACGGTGCCTGTGAACTTCATAAATCGGGATCTATCAGTCATACAAAACCGGTCAGGCTATAACC CACACTTCCCAGACTCTTTCAGTTCTAACCAATTGGATAAGACAGCAGGTGTCTGCAGCATGTTCAACCTGAtgggctgccccctgctgctgacctgcatgtgtgtggagcGCTACCTGGCAGTGATGAGGCCGGTGCTGTACCTGCGCGTGAGGAAGTGGGAGTACCGAGTGGCCATCAGCGCCACGGTGTGGGCCATCACCCTGGTGTTCGTTGTGGCTAGAA TTTGTTTGCCTGATAAAACCATCATTTTGGCCGCTgtctccatcatcatctcttgcCTCTGCATCCTAATGCTCCTCTGCCTCGGCAGTGTGATCTGGTCACTGAGGCAGCAAAGCCCCGCCCTCAGCACCCATGGAAAACAACGCTGCACAGAGTCGAGGCTAAAGAAACAGGCAGTGCGTAACGTGTTGATCGTGGTGGTGCCGGCGGTGATGTCCTACCTCCCAGTCCTGATGATGTCTCCCCTGCTCTTGCTCATAAACTACACCGACTACAGTTTTGATGAGAGAATGTGCAGTGTCTTTGAGTTATCTTTTCTATTCCCCAGGCTCGGTGTGTTCATAGGCCCTCTGTTCTACTTCTCCAAGGCAAAACAAATGTGCTGCCTGAAGGGAGCACGAAACAAATGTAATGAACCAGACAACTAG